The following coding sequences lie in one Aricia agestis chromosome 18, ilAriAges1.1, whole genome shotgun sequence genomic window:
- the LOC121736247 gene encoding uncharacterized protein LOC121736247, protein YQKDKISEKNQPSGSGSKKKKKYSYYDILTFLDSTTETAGEESLCEEMSEQSNLETPNESTQPGTSRQESSQLTSQRNLETRNESTQPDTSRQESSHPTSKQKQVKSKKQAPSEFEAQLLECLKSNQLELESEDLAFFQSLQPSLKRFTRYQKLMFRTKVLNIVMEMESQTQPAYYSPIPTTSSSAFTELDSLSPINQDYQTNSIIQDTSSLNDNAISSAAVNDNETLISTESGLFNITSYDVIYTPATTSSTGERNVNAQDTNLQRNE, encoded by the coding sequence TACCAGAAAGACAAGATATCTGAAAAAAATCAGCCATCCGGCTCTGGGagtaagaagaagaagaaatattCTTACTATGACATTTTGACTTTCTTAGACAGTACAACGGAAACTGCTGGAGAAGAGTCACTCTGTGAAGAAATGTCTGAACAAAGTAATTTAGAAACACCTAATGAGTCCACGCAACCAGGTACTTCACGTCAAGAAAGTTCTCAACTAACATCACAACGTAATTTAGAAACACGTAATGAGTCCACGCAACCAGATACTTCACGTCAAGAAAGTTCTCACCCAacatcaaaacaaaaacaagtaaAATCTAAAAAGCAAGCACCATCTGAATTTGAGGCACAGTTATTAGAATGCTTAAAGTCTAATCAACTGGAGCTAGAAAGTGAGGATTTGGCTTTCTTTCAGTCTCTGCAGCCTTCATTAAAAAGATTCACTAGATATCAAAAACTAATGTTCAGAACAAAAGTGTTAAATATAGTTATGGAAATGGAAAGTCAAACACAACCTGCATACTACAGTCCCATACCTACAACAAGTTCTAGTGCTTTTACTGAGCTTGACAGTTTGTCACCGATAAATCAAGATTACCAAACCAATAGTATAATCCAGGATACTTCGAGTCTTAACGACAATGCTATTAGTTCTGCTGCAGTGAATGACAATGAAACTCTTATTTCGACTGAAAGCGGTTTGTTTAATATCACGTCTTATGACGTAATTTATACCCCAGCAACAACATCATCTACAGGCGAAAGAAATGTCAACGCTCAGGATACAAATTTACAAAGAAATGAATGA
- the LOC121736248 gene encoding uncharacterized protein LOC121736248, translating into MARAIKDVQENLGSVKFVANKYGLPRTTLRRHLKTGCSIKKLGRFTTVFTLQQEEELLEYVFHLDSLFFGMTKEDFLQLVFQCAEVNNIPHPFMKGTAGHDFYKGFIKRHPDLTLRQPEPTSKARARGFNKTQVYRFFDLLEAEIEKHQIDATRLYNMDETGIQTSSNKPPKVLTKVGKRQVGHIASTERGRTTTVICCCNAAGSFVPPLMIFARKRMAPNLLDGAPPGTQATVSDNGWTNGAVFLQWLRFFIDTVRPTAEKKVLLVMDNHESHKYLPALELASKNHVIFVSLAPHTTHRMQPLDLCVYGPLKTYFERSVATFQKTHVGRIINQKDVANLFGTAYLRAATTQNAVSGFEKTGLWPPNRFVFDDVDFLPATTMENPPQHQHTLPDNQDHSRTPSPSIIDQLIMDRNYSQVLSSSVIEQFMTNDLAPNTFFAENLQDSPSVTKRPDIVILDNVLLNAPNEITPDNLSEPTLNICR; encoded by the coding sequence ATGGCGCGAGCGATTAAAGATGTGCAAGAAAATCTGGGTTCTGTGAAATTTGTAGCCAATAAATATGGTCTCCCGCGCACTACTTTAAGGAGACATTTAAAAACAGGATGTTCAATCAAGAAACTTGGAAGATTTACTACAGTATTTACGTTGCAACAGGAAGAAGAGCTATTGGAATACGTGTTCCACTTGGATAGCCTGTTTTTTGGTATGACTAAAGAAGATTTCCTACAGTTAGTGTTTCAATGTGCAGAAGTAAATAACATTCCACATCCTTTCATGAAGGGAACAGCTGGGCACGATTTTTATAAAGGGTTCATTAAGCGACACCCTGACTTGACTTTACGACAACCAGAACCCACATCTAAAGCCAGGGCCCGAGGCTTCAACAAAACTCAAGTATATAGGTTCTTTGACCTCCTTGAGGCTGAAATTGAGAAGCACCAAATCGATGCAACGCGTCTGTATAATATGGATGAGACTGGTATCCAAACATCTTCCAACAAACCTCCTAAAGTTTTAACAAAAGTGGGTAAAAGGCAAGTGGGTCACATTGCTAGTACGGAGCGAGGAAGAACGACGACAGTCATTTGTTGTTGTAATGCTGCGGGATCCTTCGTACCACCTTTGATGATTTTTGCAAGGAAAAGAATGGCACCTAACCTTCTAGATGGAGCACCGCCGGGTACCCAAGCAACTGTTAGTGATAATGGGTGGACCAACGGTGCAGTGTTCTTACAGTGGCTTcgtttctttatagatacaGTCCGTCCGACTGCAGAAAAAAAAGTTCTGCTCGTGATGGACAATCATGAGTCGCATAAATATTTACCTGCTCTAGAACTTGCGTCCAAGAATCATGTTATCTTTGTATCACTGGCACCACACACAACACATCGGATGCAGCCGCTAGATCTTTGCGTATATGGACcgttaaaaacatattttgaacGTAGTGTAGCAACATTCCAAAAGACTCACGTCGGTCGAATAATCAATCAGAAAGATGTAGCCAATTTGTTTGGGACTGCTTATTTACGAGCGGCCACAACTCAAAACGCTGTCAGTGGTTTCGAAAAAACAGGACTGTGGCCTCCAAATAGATTTGTTTTTGATGATGTCGATTTTTTACCGGCTACAACTATGGAAAACCCACCACAGCATCAACATACATTGCCAGATAATCAAGACCACTCCAGAACTCCGTCTCCTTCCATCATTGACCAATTGATAATGGACAGAAATTACTCTCAAGTGTTATCTTCTTCAGTTATTGAGCAATTTATGACCAATGACCTAGCTCCAAATACATTTTTCGCTGAAAATTTACAAGACTCACCCTCAGTGACTAAAAGACCAGATATAGTAATTCTGGATAACGTTTTACTCAATGCGCCTAACGAAATCACCCCTGATAATTTAAGCGAACCCACTCTGAATATATGTAGATAA
- the LOC121736249 gene encoding uncharacterized protein LOC121736249 yields the protein METEKLIMLVRNRRFLYDAKDNNYKNRGIVAEAWLEIAREMGNENGKQWATKWKSLRDNYKKFKKSTETAAYKKYKNWPWADQLRFLDDTIALNETDSNISENRDSTSQVSDSTNQPSPSNSVDLRDSVSENLSRPGSSNSSYSRNSAKNKNVTQKGDSDLQQQLYATSMKKMPARMQSMLKLDMATLFAKYEMQIQDNINITPVNSPSTNLSTANSYKYSSEDSMLQDVEDSQGLPELSSHEMDELLHDTQHVQSNEVNQDQNITEFSELRRCYEEAAERSGLDYHAEVSKFIARDLAQGESAFAEMREKWRREKQKYEDETIDKQTSEDKAEKAKMKKTNELSFLSNDKNKDRLIDILSRELQAAGIETDQDFEDADRLIVTTALKESSIYDSATYIGEDR from the exons ATGGAGACCGAAAAGCTAATTATGTTAGTACGTAACAGGCGTTTTTTATACGATGCGAAGGATAACAATTACAAAAACCGAGGAATAGTAGCCGAAGCATGGTTGGAAATTGCCAGAGAAATGGGAAATGAAAATG GTAAACAATGGGCTACTAAATGGAAAAGCTTAAGGGATAATTATAAGAAGTTCAAAAAGTCAACAGAAACGGCTgcatataaaaaatacaaaaattggcCTTGGGCAGATCAGCTTCGCTTTCTAGATGACACCATTGCACTGAATGAAACTGATAGTAATATCAGTGAAAATAGAGACAGCACTTCACAAGTTTCTGACTCAACCAACCAACCAAGTCCAAGTAACAGTGTTGATTTGCGAGATTCTGTGTCTGAAAACCTCTCCCGTCCCGGTTCTAGTAATAGTAGTTACTCTAGAAATtctgcaaaaaataaaaatgtaacacAAAAAGGTGATTCAGACCTACAACAACAACT ttATGCGACTTCTATGAAAAAAATGCCAGCTCGCATGCAAAGTATGCTCAAACTAGATATGGCAACATTATTTGCAAAATACGAAATGCAAATCCaggataatataaatataactcCAGTCAATTCACCATCAACTAACTTGTCTACTGCAAATTCATATAAGTATTCATCCGAAGACAGTATGTTACAAGATGTTGAAGACTCACAAGGTCTGCCTGAATTGTCATCACACGAAATGGATGAATTATTACATGATACACAACATGTTCAGTCAAATGAAGTAAATCAAGACCAAAATATAACCGAATTTTCTGAGCTTAGACGGTGTTATGAAGAAGCCGCTgaa AGATCGGGTCTCGATTACCACGCCGAAGTTTCGAAATTTATTGCACGTGACCTGGCTCAGGGAGAGAGTGCTTTCGCGGAGATG CGAGAGAAGTGGAGAAGAGAGAAACAAAAATATGAAGATGAGACTATTGATAAACAAACTTCAGAAGATAAGGCAGAAAaagcaaaaatgaaaaaaactaATGAATTGTC TTTTTTGTCAAACGACAAGAACAAAGATCGTCTCATCGATATTCTTTCAAGGGAACTTCAAGCTGCTGGTATTGAAACTGATCAAGATTTCGAAGATGCAGATCGATTGATAGTTACCACAGCTCTCAAGGAGTCCTCTATTTACGACTCTGCTACATACATCGGAGAAGACCGATGA
- the LOC121736250 gene encoding uncharacterized protein LOC121736250, translating into MANFDTERFIIEVENRRGLWDLASNDYSNKDVKRQLWLEVVDIFGGESMEDKEKAELGITLQKRWKNLRDCFTRELRRLKDVKSGSAAKRKSQYTYFNQLLFLKSVLETNATENSLEEASQENESARSSDLETQQSASKSLRTKRKKKIPNEESDTDPLISVLHKTIATTQNDSNCDRLFLLSLLERFQTIPAAMKTKAKMEIMEIIEKYQPNCTPTTARINYSSNFNTLNDQEYDPHRPSYSGYSTTNRISDDSNYSDTHTHYSDISQNSEMKDLFPNLND; encoded by the exons ATGGCTAATTTCGACACGGAAAGGTTCATAATTGAAGTTGAAAATAGAAGAGGTTTATGGGATTTAGCATCAAATGATTACTCCAATAAAGATGTTAAGCGGCAGTTGTGGCTTGAAGTGGTCGATATATTTGGCGGTGAATCCATGGAAGATAAAGAAAAGGCAGAACTtg GCATTACTCTCCAAAAAAGATGGAAAAACCTTAGAGACTGTTTCACAAGAGAGCTGCGCCGTCTTAAAGATGTCAAAAGTGGTTCTGCTGCAAAACGTAAATCACAATACACCTATTTCAACCAATTACTGTTTTTGAAATCAGTGCTGGAAACAAACGCAACAGAAAATAGTCTCGAAGAGGCAAGTCAAGAAAATGAAAGTGCAAGATCTTCTGATCTTGAGACTCAACAGTCTGCATCAAAGTCGCTTAGAACAAAAAGgaagaaaaaaataccaaaCGAAGAATCCGATACAGACCCTCTAATTTCAGTTCTGCATAAGACCATAGCGACTACACAGAATGATTCAAATTGTGACAGACTGTTTCTTTTATCCCTCCTCGAAAGATTTCAAACAATCCCTGCTGCAATGAAGACCAAAGCGAAAATGGAAATCATGGAAATTATAGAAAAGTACCAACCGAACTGTACACCTACAACAGCGCGCATAAACTATTCAAGTAATTTCAATACTCTTAACGACCAAGAATATGACCCGCATCGACCGAGTTATTCAGGTTATTCTACTACCAACAGGATATCAGATGATTCAAATTACAGCGATACTCATACTCATTATTCTGATATTTCTCAAAATTCAGAAATGAAAGACCTATTTCCCAATTTGAATGATTAA